From the genome of Arthrobacter sp. ERGS1:01:
TTTCAGTGGATGTGTGCAAGGACATGGTTGCTCCTATGGTTGGCGTGGTCGGTGGCGATGATGGTGGCGGCGTCCGCTTCCCGGGCGCCGGCAAAGGCGGGGCGTCCGGCGTAGGGGTCCCCGGGCTCCCACAGGGTGGTGGGGGCGGCGACCCGGACGGCCGGGATGACGTCGGTGGCGAAACGTTCCAACAGCTCCAGCTGCTGCTCGAACGGCAGCGTGGTGGGCAGCGAGATGGACTGGAGGTCGTGGCCGTACAGGGCGTGATAGCCCAGGATCTTGTCGATGACTTGCTCGGGGCTGCCCACCAGGGCGGGTCCTTCGGCCACGGCGTGGTCGATGTCCCGGTATGGCGAATTGTTGCCGGGCACGTTCCGGCCAGACGTCAGCGCCTCGTAGACGGGGCCGAACTGGCGTTTGGCCTCCTGGGTGGTGTCCGCCAGGAACACGCCGCCGGCCCCGCTGCCCGAACCCAGATACTGGTGCCGGGGATCGTGGCCGTGCCGCGCATATTCCTCGCAATAATGGTCGATCAGCACCTTGTAGTTCTCCCGCGGCTGGATGGCGTTCGCCGTGAACAGGGGGTCTCCCCACAGGGCTGCGAGTGCGGCGGACGCCAGGGACGTGGCCGAGCCGTGCCAGACGCGCGGCGCCCCGGCGAAGGGGCGCGGCGTCGTCGTCGTTGGCTCCGTCAACGGGGACCGGAAGCGCCCGGACCACGTGACGTCCCCTTCCCGCCACAGGCGGCGCAGGAGCCCGTACTTTTCCGCGAGCAGCTCCCACTGGTCATCCAGGGACAGCCCGAAGAGCGGGTACTGGAGCACCTCGTTGCCCTTGCCGATGACCAATTCCAGCCGTCCCCGGCTGAGCTGGTCGATCGTGGCATAGTCCTCCGCCACCCGGACGGGGTCCAGCACCGAGAGCACGGTGACACCGCTTTGCAGCCGGATGGTGGAAGTCACCGCGGCGATGGCGGCCAGCACCGTGGTGGGCGAGGAGGAGATGAACTCCCCCGCGTGGCGCTCCCCCACCGAGAAACTGTCGTAACCCAGTTCCTCGGCCAGGCGGGCGGTCCGCACCACCTGGTTGAGCCGGTCGGCGGTGGAGACGATCTCCCCCGTCACCGGGTTTTTCAGGTGCGGGATGATGTCAAGGACCTGGAATTTCACTTGGCACCCGGCGTGTAATTGGCTTCATTGACGGTGGTGGCGGCCGGGACGGCTTCATCCGTGAGGCCCCAGCGCGCCAGAACCTTCGCGTAGGAACCGTCCTTGATGGCGGAGTTCAGGGCGTCGGTGATGGCCGGGGCCAGGCCGTTGCCCTTGAGCGTGACGGCGGCAACGAGGGTCTCGTTCGGCCAGCCGGCATTGACCTTGCCCACGATCTTCAGGTCGGTGCGGGTGTTGGCCAGGTACACGGCGGACGGGTACGGGGCCAGGTTGAGGTCGGTCCGCCCGGAGGCGAGGGCCAGGATGGTGTCTGCGTCGGAGGAGTAATACTGCAGCACGGCCGGCTTCTTGCCCTCCGCCTCGAGTTGCTTGTTCCAGGCCAGCAGGATCTTCTCCTGGTTGGTGCCCGAGCCAACGGAAATCTTCAGCCCGGAGATGTCCTCGGCACCCTTGATGTCATAGGTGGCGGTGCTCTTGGCCTCGAAGCCCATGAACGCGGCCCGGTAGCTGGAGAAGTCGAACAGCTTGACCCGGTCCTTGTTGATGCCGACGTTGGAGAACACGGCCTCGAAGTCCCCCGACTGGGTCTTCAACGGCCAGTTCTCCCACGAGGTGACCTGGACGTCCAATTTCAGGCCGAGCTTGTCCGCCACCAGCTGGGCGATGTCGATCTCCGAGCCGATGGGGGTCTTGTTGTCGGTTGCGTAGTAGCTCAGCGGCACGGAGCCGGCCGTGGTGCCCACCGTGAGCGCACCGTCCTTGGAGATGGCCGCCGGGACTTTTGCTGCCGCGGCCGGGTCTTTCTGGTCGCGGATCCTGTCCTGGTTCGGGGAGCTGTTGTAGACCACACCGTTGCGTGCCGCCGTCGTCGGCTGGTTGATGGAAGCCTGTGCGCCGGGGTCGGAGCAGCCGCTCAGCAGTGCCGCCGCGGCAAGTGCCGTGGTGAGGACGACGGCGGGTAGTCCGGTTTTGCTGCGCAGGCGCGGGCGGCGCGGGAAGAGATCAGTCATGGGGTGTGGTCCTTAGATGTTGAAAGCTGGTTCGATGATTTTGGAGAGGAAGCTCTTGGTGCGTTCCTCCTGGGGGTTGCCGAAGACCTCCGCCGGGGTGCCGCGCTCCACGATCCGGCCCTGGTCCATGAAGATCACAGTGTCGGCCACGTCGCGGGCAAAGCCCATCTCGTGGGTGACGATGACCAGCGTGGTGCCGGAGGTGGCCAGTTCGCGGATGACGTCCAGGACCTCGTTGACGAGTTCGGGGTCAAGGGCGGAGGTGGGCTCGTCGAAGAGCAGGATCTTCGGGTCCAGGGCCAGCGCGCGGGCGATGGCCACGCGCTGCTGCTGGCCGCCGGAGAGCTGGCGGGGGTAGGCGCCGGCACGGTCCTTCAACCCCACCCGGTCCAGGAGTTCCAGGCCGCGGCGGCGGGCCTCGGCCTTGGATTTGCCCTGCGCCACGACGGGCGCCTCCACCACGTTCTCCAGCGCCGTCAGGTGCGGGAACAGGTTGAAGTTCTGGAACACCATGCCGATCTCGGTGCGCTGCTTGAGGATCTCCTTTTCGCGGAGCTCATGCAGGGTGTGCCCGCGCTGCCGGTACCCGACCAGGGCGCCGTCGATGGTGATGTAGCCGGAATCGACCTTTTCCAGGTGGTTGATGGTGCGCAGCAGCGTGGACTTGCCGGATCCGGAGGGGCCCACGATGACGGCCACGCCACCAGGCTGCACGGTCAGGGACACGCCCTTGAGCACTTCCACGGCACCGTAGCTCTTGTGGATGTCGGTGATTTCGACCAGGCCGCGGGTTGCGGGGCGGGTTTCGGTGATGGTCATCGCAGGTCCCTAACGGTGGTGCGGAGGGTGAAGAACTTCCGGGCCTTTTGCAGCGGGGTCAGCGGCAGTGTCCGCACCGCGCCCTTGGCGTAGTGCCGTTCGATGTAGTACTGGAAGACGCTCAGCACGGACGTGATCACGATGTACCAGAGCGTGGCCACGAGCAGCAGCGGCAGGACTTGCTGGGTGCGGTTGTAGATGACCTGGACCGTGTAGAACAGCTCCGAATAGGCCAGCACGTACACGATGGAGGTGCCCTTGACCAGGCCGATGATCTCGTTGAACGCCGTGGGCAGGATGGATCGCATGGCCTGCGGCAGCACGATCCGGGTGGACCGGCGCCAGGCCGGGATGCCCAGTGCGGACGCGGCCTCCAACTGGCCCTGGTCCACGGAGAGGATGCCGCCGCGGATGATCTCAGCCGAGTAGGCTGCCTGGTTCAGGGTCAGGCCCAGGACGGCGGCCGCGAATTGGCTGATCAGCGTGGTGGTCTGCACCTCGAAGAAGTTGATGCTGGTGAACGGGATGCCGAGGCTGACCTTCTCGTACAGGTAGCCCAGGTTGTACCAGAGCAGCATTTGCACCAGCAGCGGGGTGGACCGGAAGATCCAGGAGAACGTCCAGGAGACCGAGACCAGCAACGGCGACGCGGAGAGCCGCATGAGGGCCAGCACGAATCCCAGGACAAATCCGAGGGTGCCGGCGATGACCGTCAGCTTCAGGGTTTCGCCCAGTCCGCGCAGCACGGATTCGGCCGTGAACCATTCCGCCAAGACGCCCCATTCCCAGCGCGGGTTGGTGGCCAGCGACCATGCGATGGCGGCCACGCCCAGGGCGACCACCACGGTGCCCACCCAGCGCCACGGGTGTTTCGCGGCGACCAGCCGGTAGCCCGTGTAGTCGGTGGCCGTGGAGATGGGGCCTGTGGAGTTGGTTCCTCTGTGGTTGGGGCCGGGCCGGGTTGGCGTGCCGAGGTCCCGTGCCTCGTCGCCAGGATGGTCCGTGCCGGAGCCTGCGCCGGCAACTGGACCGGCACCGATGCCGGGAGCCGGCGGGTCCGTCACCTGGGCACCCCCCGTTGTTGCAACGCTGTTCGTTGCCGCAGCGCTGTCTGTTGATGTAGCGCTCATGTGCCACCTCGCTTCTTCCAATGGATGTTCGGTTGTTCGATGGCTGCAAATCTAGGTGCCGGAACGGGACCGTTCCAAGGCGGCCGTTGCACTGCGTCACCATCGGTCGCACGGCGTCATATGTCGGTTTTTTGCCTTCATTGACCCGCCGTGACGCGGGGTGAACGGGCATGACCGGCGCCTGTGAAAGGCCGTCCACGGCTGCCTAGCATGGGGACTCCCACCGTCGTGTGACGGGTTCCCGGACACGGGCCGGAATCCGCAACGGGACCTCTAGAACAAGCAACCGGCAAATCCAGGAGACACCATGAACGCACACACCCCAACAGTGGTTTTTGTTGGCGGCGGCCCGCGCACGGCCGGTCTGCTGGAACGCCTGGGCGCCAACGCGCCGGACCTCCTGGCGGGGCCGCTCCAGATCCATGTGGTGGAGCCGTTCACTCCCGGTTCGGGGCGGATTTGGCGCTACGAACAAAATGCATCGCTCATGCTCAACTCCACGGCCGGCGACGTGACCATGTTCACCGATGCATCCGTGGTGTGCGAGGGCCCCGCCGCGGACGGCCCGGACCTGGCCGCCTGGGCCGCCTCGGTGGCTGCCGGCACCCTGGCCAACGCCCCGGCGCTGTCCCCGGAACTGCTCGCGGAGGCTGTGGCGTTGAGTCCGGAATCGTTCCCCACCCGCCGCCTCAACAGCGCCTACCTGGAGTGGTTCTTCCGCCGGGCCGTGGCCGCGCTGGCCCCGCACGCCGAGGTCACGATCCACAAGGACACCGCCTTTGGCATCTCGGACGACCATTCGCCCGAGGGCCGTCGGCTGGTCCGGCTGGCCGGGGGCGCCACTGTCCCGGCCGACGTCGTCGTGCTGGCCGTGGGCCACACTGACGCCGAGGCTGACGGCCGCTCCGCCGAGTGGTCCGCGTTTGCGGCCCGGCACGGCGGCTTCCATGCGGCCCCCGCCTACACGACGGACGTCGACTACGGCGCCCTTGCCCCGGGATCCGACGTGATTGTCTCCGGCATGGGACTGGCGTTCGTGGACCTGGTGGTGCTGCTCATGGAGGGCCGGGGCGGGCGCTTTGACGAGCACGACGACGGCGAACTGCGCTATGTGCCCTCCGGCGCCGAACCTCGGCTCTGGGCCGGATCACGCCGCGGCGTGCCGTACCACTCAAAGATCACCGCCACACTGCGCGGCGAGGCGCCGGGCGCGCCGCGGTTCTTCACCAGGGACGCCGTGGACGCCCTGCTGTCCACGCACGGCGAGCTCGACTTCCACACCCAGTTGTGGCCGCTCATCGCCAAGGACGCCGCCCACGCGTACTACCGTGAGCTGTTCACGGGCAGCCCGGAACGGGTCAGCCTGGGGTGGGAGGAGTTCTCCCACCGTTTCGAGGCCCTGGACTGGTACGCCCCGGAACGCGTTTCCCTCGTGGACGGCGCCGTGCCGGATCCCGCACTGCGGCTGGACTTCGAACACCTTGACCATCCGTTGGCCGGCCGGCAGTTCGCCAACAACGCCGCAGTCCAGGAGGCGGTGTCCGCGCACATCGCGAACGACCTGCGCGTGCGCGACGGCGGGGACCACCCCGAGACGCTGGCCCTGTTCCTGGGACTCCTGACGGCGTACATGAATTTGGGCGCCCTGGTCCCCGCCGAACGGCTCAGCGCCGCGTCCCAGGCGGCGGTGCACGGCTGGTGGCACGGCTTCTTCAGCTTCGTCGACTCGGGCCCGCCCCCGCACCGGCTGCGCCAAATCCAGGCCCTTCACCGGGCCGGGCTGCTGCATTTCCTGGGCCCCGGGCTTGCCGTGGCCGTCGATGAAGCCACGGGAGATTTTGTGGCGACGTCCGCGCAGGTGGCCGGGGAGGTGCGTGCCAAGGCGTTCATCGAGGCCCGGCTGCCCGAGCCCACGGTGGTACGCTCGGCCAATCCGGTGCTGGCGAATCTCCACGCCGCCGGCCAGGTGAGCGAGCAACAACTGCTCACGGCCGACGGCACCGTCGCCACGGGCCGGCTGCTGGTGACACCCACCCGCAACGTGGTGGGACCCCGTGGCGAACCGCAGCAGCACATCTTCGCCGTCGGGCCGGGCACCTCGGCCTGGGGATCCGGTGCCTTTGCCCGCCCCAACAGCAACGCGGCGCCGTTCCGCGAAAACGACGCCCTGGCCCGCACCGTGCTGCAAAGCCTTGCGGCACGCCAGGAAACCACCCCGCAACCCGCCCTGATCGGAAGGAACCCCAGCCATGCCCCTTGAAACCGCGCCCAGGGAAGAGCTGCACAGCGAAGACCTACACAGGGAGGACACCCGCCGGGAAAATACGGAGGTGACCGTCCTGTCCCTGCCCATGCACGATCCTCGCGTCCGGCCTCTGCTTGACCAGCTCGCCGTCGAATACGAAAGCCGCTACGCGGACCTGTTCGGCCCGGGATCGGCGGTCAAGGAGTTGAACAAGTACCCGGCGCACGAATTCGCGGCACCGCACGGCGCCCTGATCATCCTCGAAGAACACGGCCAGTCCGTGGCGGGTGGCGCGTTCCGCCGCCATTCGCCCGGCACGGCGGAGTTCAAACGGATCTGGACGCACACGGACCACCGCCGCCGCGGCCTGGCCCGGCGGGTGCTGGTGGAATTGGAGGCCGCCGCCGCGGCGCTTGGCTACACGGAGGTGTACCTGACCACGGGTCCGCGCCAGCCCGAGGCGAGGGCGCTGTACCTGAACACCGGGTACCAGCCGCTGTTCGACGTCGACGCCGATCCGGCCACGCTGCCGTTCCTGGCGTTTACGAAGCCCCTTCCCCAACTATGACGCACTTGTTGCTGAAAAACCCCGCGGAATGAGCAACTACTGCGCCACAGTTGGGGCGGCGGCGTGGTCCATCCGCTGGCTGATCACGGTGGAGACGCCGTCGCCGCGCATTGAGACGCCGTAGAGGGCGTCGGCCACGTCCATGGTGCGTTTTTGGTGCGTGATGATGATGAGCTGGCTGGATTCGCGCAGTTCCTCGAAGATGGTGATGAGCCGGCCCAGGTTGGTATCGTCCAGGGCCGCCTCCACCTCGTCCATGACATAGAACGGCGACGGCCGGGCCTTGAAGATGGCCACGAGCAGCGCCACGGCCGTCAGCGAGCGTTCGCCGCCGGAGAGCAGGGACAGCCGCTTGATCTTCTTGCCGGCCGGGCGTGCCTCCACCTCGATGCCCGTGGTGAGCATGTCGGACGGGTCGGTGAGCACCAGCCGTCCCTCCCCTCCCGGGAACAGCCGGCCAAAGACCCGCTCGAACTGCACGGCCGTGTCGGCGTAGGCGGAGGTGAAGACCTCCTCGACGCGCTTGTCGACTTCCTTGATGATGTCCATCAGGTCCTTGCGGCTGGATTTCAGGTCCTCCAGCTGGCTGGACAGGAACTGGTGGCGTTCCTCCAGGGCCGCAAATTCCTCCAGCGCCAAGGGGTTGACCTTGCCCAAGGCGGCCAGGTCGCGCTCGGCACGCTTGAGCCGCTTTTCCTGTTCGGCCCGAACAAACGGGGTTCCCTCGCGGATCTCGGCGCCGTCGTCGTCGACCTCCACGCGCAGGGCCGCCCACTTGTCCGTCACCTCGCCCGGGCCCAAGGGAACCAGGGTGTCGGGTCCGTATTCGGTGATGAGGTGGTCCACGGTGAGCCCGAGTTCCTCGATGGACTTGTTTTCCAACGCTTCGATGCGCAGCCGCTGGGCCGCCCGGGCCAGTTCATCCTTGTGCACGGAATCGGTCAGGGTGGCCAGTTCCGCGGCCAGCTCCACGGTGGTGGCGCGGACCGCCATGAGCGCCACCTCCCGTTCGGCGCGCTCCTCCTCGGCGGTGTCGCGTTCCTGCCCGGCCAGCTCGATCGAGGCCTGGACAAAGTGCAGGATGTGCCCGGCTGCTGCCGCCACTGCGGCCGCCTTCTTCGCCTGGAAGGCCCGACGCCGGGCCCGTTGGGCCGCCTGTTCGCGGGCCATGCGCTCGGTGGCCGCCGCCCGTTCGAGTGCCGCGGCACGGTTTCGCACGGCCACGAGCTGTTCCTCGGTGCTGCGCAGCGACAGCCGGGATTCCATTTCCACGGCTCGGGCCGCAGTGGCAGCCGCGGCAAGCGTGTCGCGGTCGTCCATGGACGGCTCGGCGTCCGCCGGGGCATCCTGTGCGGCGGCCAGCCGGGCGGCGATTTCTGTGAGGGACTGTTGTTCGCGTTCCAGGTTGGCAGCAGCGACGGCCAGGGCCTGGGTATGGCGTTCGGACTCCCCCGCGGCCGATCGCAGGGTGGCTCCGAGCGTGCCCAATCGTTCCGCCACGGCGGCCAGCCGGGCATCGGAGTCGTGCAGTGCGGCAAGCGCCGCAGATTCCGCCGCCGCGGCCCCGGCACGTTGCGCCGTTGCCGCGACCAGGGCAAAACGCAACCGTTCGCGTTCGGCCGTCACGGCCAGCAGCTGCGCGTCCGTCTCGTCGACGGCGGCCTGCAGTTCCAGCAGCGACGGCGCGGTGGCCGAGCCACCGCGCACCGAGAAGGCGCTCAGCACGTCGCCGTCGGCCGTGACGGCGGTCAGCCGCGGATGCCCGGCCAGCAGGGTTGCGGCTGCGGCAAGGTCGGGGACCAGCACGACGCCGTCAAGCAGTGCGTCCAGCACGGCCGCGACACTGTCGGGTCCGCTGACCTGGGAGAGTGCCGCCACGGCGCCGTCCACCCTGCCCACAGCGTCGGCAACCTCGGCCGCCAGCGGGGCTCCCGAAGCCGGGGTGGCGGTTCCTGAGTCGCCGGTCACGAGCAGGGTGACCCGGCCGCCGTCGTCGTTCTTCACCCGTTCCAGCGCGGCCAGGGCGGAGGCGGAATCGGCCATGGCCACGCCCTCCGCCGCGGCGCCCAGGGCGGCGGCAATCGCGCTCTCGTGACCCGCCGCAACGGTCAGCAGTTCGGCAACGGAGCTCAGCACGCCCGGCTGGTCCGAGGCGAGCAGGTGGGCCGAGGCATCCTTGCGGAGCAGCCCGACGGCCAGGGCGTCGCGGCGGGCCGTGAGCGAATCGCGTTCCCGGTCCGCGGCGAGCTGCGCCGCGGACAGTTCGGCAATGGTGGCATCGATGGCCGCCAGGGCCTCGACCGCCTCCTCGTAGTCGGCGTCCAGGCGCTCCTCGCCCTCCTCGACGCCGGCCACCTGGGATTCAAGGGCCGCGAACTCGCGTGCGGCTGCGCCGTGCCGCTCGGTGCCGGCGGCCTTGCTCTGGTGCAGGCGGCCGATTTCCGCCTCCGCCGATTCCACGCGGGAACGCACCGAGGCGACCTGGCCGGCCAGCTTGGCCAGGCCCTCGCGGCGGTCGGCGGTGGCGCGCAGGAGCTCACGGACGCGCTGTTCCTCGGCGCGTACGGCCGATTCGGCGTCTTCCTTGATTTCGACGGCCGCTTCCAGCCCGAAGCGCCGTTCCTCCAGCGCCAGGTCCAGTTCGGCTTCCTCGTCCCGCAGGCGCTGGGCCTGCCCCGCCAGCTTGTCGGGGTCCCGGCTGGGATCGGGGACGGCGTCCGCGGCGCCCAGGTGGCGGTGGCGTTCGGCGGCCAGCACGGCCATCGACTTGTACTTTTCCGCCGTTGCAGAAAGCTGGTACCAGTTTTCCCGGGCGGCATTGAGCACGGGCGTGGCGGCCGCGGCGAGTTGTTCAAGATCCGCCTGCCGGGCCCGGCCGGCCTGCAACTCGGCCTCCACCTGTTCGCGTCGGGCCTTCAATGCCCGTTCATCCGCAACGTCCTTTTCGACGGCGTTCGTAAGGGTCACGATGTCATCGGCCAGCAGGCGTGCCCTGGCGTCGCGAACGTCGAACTGGACGGCCTGTGCACGGCGGGCCACGGCGGCCTGCTTGCCCAGGGGTGCCAGTTGGCGGCGGATCTCCCCCGTCAGGTCGCTGAGCCGGGCCAGGTTGGCGGACATTGCATCCAGCTTGCGCAGCGTCTTTTCCTTGCGGCGGCGGTGCTTGAGGATTCCGGCGGCTTCCTCGATGAAGCCGCGCCGGTCCTCGGCGGTGGCATGGAGCACCTTGTCCAGCTGCCCCTGACCGACGATCACGTGCATTTCCTTGCCCAGCCCGGAGTCGGACAAGAGTTCCTGGATGTCCAGGAGCCGGCAGCCGGTGCCGTTGATGGCGTACTCGGAGCCGCCCGTGCGGAACAGGGTCCGGGAGATGGTGACCTCGGAGTATTCGATCGGCAGGGCGCCGTCGGCGTTGTCGATGGTCAGCGCCACATGGGCCCGGCCCAGCGGAGGGCGGCCCGAGGTCCCGGCGAAGATGACGTCCTCCATCTTGCCGCCGCGGAGCGTTTTTGCACCTTGTTCGCCCATGACCCAGGCCAGCGCGTCAACCACATTGGACTTGCCCGAGCCGTTGGGGCCCACCACGGCCGTCACACCCGGTTCAAAGTCGAAGGTGGTGGCCGAGGCGAACGACTTAAAGCCGCGCACGGTCAGACTTTTAAGATGCAAACTGTTTCATACTCCTGCGACGGGACCGCTAACACCAGCCTAATCTACCGTGGAATCGATGATCGCCCCGGCTGCCGGGCACATGTATACGGCATGGCGCATGTGCGGGAACACCCGTGCAAGGTGCATAGTTAAGGTTGATGCTTGATGCCGAGACGGGGACATTGGCATGCCATACCCCCGATCGCGGCCATTTTAGACCGGTTGTTCGGTACCCGGGCACTGCGGAACATAGAAGAAAAAGGCTGGAATTTGATCGGCAACGCAACCTTTCGTCACCACAACACTGCCTTGCTCGCAGTTACCAGCGTCGAGGCACCCGTGGTGGTCAGCTCCTCGGACTTTGATGAGCGCCTGGCCCCGAGCCTGAAACGGCTGCGTTTGTCCAAACGCCTGCTGGAGCGCGTCGCCGGCGTGGAGGAGCGCCGCTGGTGGGCGCCGGGCACCGAGTTCGACGACGCCGCCATCGAGGCGGGCGCCAAGGCCCTCGCCGAGGCCGGCATCGAGCCCGGCCAGGTGGGCCTGCTGATCAACACCTCCGTGACCCGCCGCAACCTTGAGCCCTCGGTTGCCGTGAAGATCCACAACGGACTGGGCCTGCCGTCCTCGGCCATGAACTTCGACCTGGCCAACGCGTGCCTGGGCTTTGTCAACGGCATCACCCTGGCCGCGAACATGATCGACTCCGGGCAGATCAAGTACGCCCTGATCGTGGCCGGCGAGGACGCCCAGGCCACCCAGGAAACCACGTTCCGCCGCCTGAACGCGGCAACGTCCACCCGCGAGGACTACCTGCGCGAATTTGCCACCCTGACCCTGGGCTCCGGCGCCGCGGCAGCCGTGATCGGCCCGGCGGACCTGCACCCGGGCGGACACCGGATCCTCGGTGGCGTCTCCCGCGCCGGCACCGAACACCACGAACTGTGCGTGGGCGGCCCCGACGGCATGTTCACCGACACCAAGGGCCTGCTGGACAACGGCCTGGAACTGGTCACCAACGCCTGGGACGAAGCCCACACCGACGGCTGGGACTGGCGCAAGATGGACCGCTACGTGACCCACCAGGTCTCCAACTCGTACACCAACGCCATCATCAAGGCCGTCAACCTGGTGCGCAGCAAGGTGCCGATCACGTTCCCCAAGTGGGGCAATGTGGGCCCGGCATCCCTGCCCATGACGCTGGCGCAGGAGGCGCAAAGCCTGAACCCCGGCGACCGCGTGCTGTGCATGGGCGTCGGCTCGGGACTCAACACGGCCATGATGGAAATTGCGTGGTAGCGGAGATTTCACCCGTGGTTGACAGAACCGAATTTGGCAGTACCGATCCGTGGCCCGGCGTGCGCTCCAGCTGGCGCCGGACGTTGTCCGTGCCGTCCACGGCCGCGGTCGACTCCCCCGGCATCCGGCGCCAATGGCACTTTTTGGACAACGCCGCCGACGTTGCCGCCACGGGCCTTGAGCCCGTGGGCACGCTGTTGTGCGTGCACGGCAACCCGACGTGGTCATACCTGTGGCGCAGCCTGCTGGCCGGCGCCACGTCCCCGCAGACCCTGGCGGCCGGCGGACCGTGGCGCGTCATCGCCGTCGACCAGCTGGACATGGGCTTCTCCGAACGGACGGGCACGTTCCGCCGCCTCGAGGACCGCATCACCGACCTCGGCGACCTCACCGAAGCACTGGGGCTCTCCGGCCCGGTGACCACGGTGGGTCACGACTGGGGCGGGATCATCTCCCTCGGCTGGGCCACCCGGCACCGCTCGCAGCTGGCCGGCGTTGTGCTGACCAACACGGCCGTCCACCCGGCGGGCTTTACGCTGCCGCCGGCGCTGAAACTGGCCCTGCACCCGGCCGTCCACTCCTGGGGCACGACGACGTCGGCAACGTTCCTGCGCGTCACCCACGGTTTGGCGCAACCCGCCCTGGCACCCGAGGTCCGGGCCGCGTTCATGGCCCCCTACCGCACGGCCCTGCGCCGCTCCGGTGTGGGCAACTTCGTGGCCGACATTCCGGCCACCCCGATGCATCCGTCGTGGGCCGCCCTGGACGAGGTGTCCTCCGGCATCCGCACCCTGGATGTCCCGGCGCTCATGCTGTGGGGCCCCAAGGACCCCGTCTTCTCCGACAGGTACCTGCGCGACCTGCTCACCCGGCTCCCCCAAGCCGATGTGCACCGCTTTGAGGGCGCCAGCCACCTGGTCCAGGAGGACCGGGACATCGCCGCCCCCGCGTTCGCCTGGCTGGCCAAGAACGTCCTGGCCTCCGACGCCGGTGGTCGAGCCGCGTCGAGACCCGCCGAAGAACCCGCCACTGCCGACCCCGCCACTGCCACGCCGTACCGGCCCATGCTGGCCGAGCTGGACGCCCGCCGCGAGGACACGTCCGTGGCCGTGGTGGACATGCCGTCCGCCGGTTCCGAACCCCGCACCCGCAGCTGGTCCGAACTGGTGCGCGACGTGGACGACCTCGCCGCCGGCCTCGCCGACCTGGGGGTCCGTTCCGGGCACCGGGTCAGCCTGCTGGTGCCGCCCGGCATCGAGCTGACCACCCTTATTTATGCCTGCCTGCGCCTGGGTGCCGTGATTGTTGTGGCCGACGCCGGGCTGGGCACGGCAGGGTTGGGCCGCGCCATCAAGGGTGCCGGTCCGGACTTCCTGATCGGCATTGAACGTGCCCTGGCCGGCGCGCGCCTGTACAACTGGCCGGGAGTGAAGATCGCTGCGGCCGATTTCAGCGGTTCCCATGCGGCCATCCTGGCCAAGGCCAAGATGCTCAACGTAGCCGCCACGGTCCCGCAGCTGTTGGCCAACGGCCGGGTGGTCCGGCTCGCCGGCGGTGCCGTGGCCCTGCCACCGGCCTCCCCCGACGCGGACGCCGCCGTGTTGTTCACCTCCGGTTCCACGGGACCTGCCAAGGGCGTGGTCTACACGCACCGGCAACTCGCCGCCATGCGCGACACCCTCAAGGACACTTACAAGTTGGCGGAGGGCACCGCGCTCGTGGCCGGCTTTGCCCCGTTTGCCCTGCTGGGTCCGGCCCTGGGCGCCACGTCCGTTACCCCGGACATGGACGTCACCGCGCCGCGCACCCTGACGGCGGCCGCCCTGGCAGATGCCGCTGAGGCCATTGACGCCACGGTGGTCTTTGCCTCACCGGCCGCCCTCGTCAACGTGGTGGCGACCGTGGCGGCACTGTCGCCGGCCCAACAAAAGGCCCTGGCCGGCGTCGAACTCCTGCTTTCCGCGGGCGCCCC
Proteins encoded in this window:
- a CDS encoding 3-oxoacyl-ACP synthase III, which codes for MIGNATFRHHNTALLAVTSVEAPVVVSSSDFDERLAPSLKRLRLSKRLLERVAGVEERRWWAPGTEFDDAAIEAGAKALAEAGIEPGQVGLLINTSVTRRNLEPSVAVKIHNGLGLPSSAMNFDLANACLGFVNGITLAANMIDSGQIKYALIVAGEDAQATQETTFRRLNAATSTREDYLREFATLTLGSGAAAAVIGPADLHPGGHRILGGVSRAGTEHHELCVGGPDGMFTDTKGLLDNGLELVTNAWDEAHTDGWDWRKMDRYVTHQVSNSYTNAIIKAVNLVRSKVPITFPKWGNVGPASLPMTLAQEAQSLNPGDRVLCMGVGSGLNTAMMEIAW
- a CDS encoding GNAT family N-acetyltransferase, which produces MHDPRVRPLLDQLAVEYESRYADLFGPGSAVKELNKYPAHEFAAPHGALIILEEHGQSVAGGAFRRHSPGTAEFKRIWTHTDHRRRGLARRVLVELEAAAAALGYTEVYLTTGPRQPEARALYLNTGYQPLFDVDADPATLPFLAFTKPLPQL
- the smc gene encoding chromosome segregation protein SMC, which encodes MHLKSLTVRGFKSFASATTFDFEPGVTAVVGPNGSGKSNVVDALAWVMGEQGAKTLRGGKMEDVIFAGTSGRPPLGRAHVALTIDNADGALPIEYSEVTISRTLFRTGGSEYAINGTGCRLLDIQELLSDSGLGKEMHVIVGQGQLDKVLHATAEDRRGFIEEAAGILKHRRRKEKTLRKLDAMSANLARLSDLTGEIRRQLAPLGKQAAVARRAQAVQFDVRDARARLLADDIVTLTNAVEKDVADERALKARREQVEAELQAGRARQADLEQLAAAATPVLNAARENWYQLSATAEKYKSMAVLAAERHRHLGAADAVPDPSRDPDKLAGQAQRLRDEEAELDLALEERRFGLEAAVEIKEDAESAVRAEEQRVRELLRATADRREGLAKLAGQVASVRSRVESAEAEIGRLHQSKAAGTERHGAAAREFAALESQVAGVEEGEERLDADYEEAVEALAAIDATIAELSAAQLAADRERDSLTARRDALAVGLLRKDASAHLLASDQPGVLSSVAELLTVAAGHESAIAAALGAAAEGVAMADSASALAALERVKNDDGGRVTLLVTGDSGTATPASGAPLAAEVADAVGRVDGAVAALSQVSGPDSVAAVLDALLDGVVLVPDLAAAATLLAGHPRLTAVTADGDVLSAFSVRGGSATAPSLLELQAAVDETDAQLLAVTAERERLRFALVAATAQRAGAAAAESAALAALHDSDARLAAVAERLGTLGATLRSAAGESERHTQALAVAAANLEREQQSLTEIAARLAAAQDAPADAEPSMDDRDTLAAAATAARAVEMESRLSLRSTEEQLVAVRNRAAALERAAATERMAREQAAQRARRRAFQAKKAAAVAAAAGHILHFVQASIELAGQERDTAEEERAEREVALMAVRATTVELAAELATLTDSVHKDELARAAQRLRIEALENKSIEELGLTVDHLITEYGPDTLVPLGPGEVTDKWAALRVEVDDDGAEIREGTPFVRAEQEKRLKRAERDLAALGKVNPLALEEFAALEERHQFLSSQLEDLKSSRKDLMDIIKEVDKRVEEVFTSAYADTAVQFERVFGRLFPGGEGRLVLTDPSDMLTTGIEVEARPAGKKIKRLSLLSGGERSLTAVALLVAIFKARPSPFYVMDEVEAALDDTNLGRLITIFEELRESSQLIIITHQKRTMDVADALYGVSMRGDGVSTVISQRMDHAAAPTVAQ